From Acidipropionibacterium acidipropionici, one genomic window encodes:
- a CDS encoding HAD domain-containing protein — MSGINIYLDIDGVLNRYGPVRKGRSGVDPADPEADEWPAYTSSGGVLVWPPEMIVRINRLIAADDVTPYWLTTWESDAAVFGEQVGLEGSADWTWLPSVGIAGDGRWQKYASIREHVEQTDPVFAVWLDDDLAHEPDARRWARRTGRVFALAPEPMEGLRPSQLTRIEELIAEAHRTGASPMGRVRPGSRPSRRPR, encoded by the coding sequence ATGAGCGGCATCAACATCTATCTGGACATCGACGGGGTGCTCAACCGCTACGGGCCCGTCCGGAAGGGCCGCTCCGGCGTCGACCCGGCCGATCCCGAGGCCGACGAGTGGCCGGCCTACACGTCGTCGGGAGGGGTGCTCGTGTGGCCCCCCGAGATGATCGTGAGGATCAACCGGCTCATCGCCGCCGACGACGTCACCCCCTACTGGCTGACCACCTGGGAGTCGGACGCCGCGGTCTTCGGCGAGCAGGTCGGCCTGGAGGGTTCGGCGGACTGGACCTGGCTGCCGTCGGTCGGCATCGCGGGGGACGGGCGGTGGCAGAAGTACGCGAGCATCCGCGAGCATGTAGAGCAGACCGACCCGGTCTTCGCCGTGTGGCTGGACGACGACCTGGCCCATGAGCCGGACGCCCGGCGCTGGGCCCGCAGGACGGGGCGCGTGTTCGCCCTGGCGCCCGAGCCGATGGAGGGCCTGCGTCCCTCCCAGCTGACCAGGATCGAGGAGCTGATCGCCGAGGCTCACAGGACCGGGGCCTCCCCGATGGGGCGCGTCAGGCCGGGGTCGAGGCCTTCCCGTCGACCACGGTGA
- a CDS encoding ABC transporter ATP-binding protein: MNTDMASSPGAAPAVEIDHLSHAFGNRRHGRHTAVDDLTLSVRPGECLGLLGPNGAGKTTTIRLVNTLLPIQQGRIRIHGLDVTHHAMKVRRLIGYVPQQLSIEGALTGRENVEWFARLFDIPRSQRAARVESVLEMVDLTDAAERLASTFSGGMVRRLELAQALVNRPAVLVLDEPTVGLDPVARDSVWERVHQMQIAHGMTVIITTHYMDEAEAMCDRVAMMTHGRLAALGTPEELRAAIPGRDGEPATLEDVFRHYARSGLNEDQGGIRNVRAGRRTASRVG; the protein is encoded by the coding sequence ATGAACACGGACATGGCCTCATCACCCGGCGCGGCGCCGGCGGTGGAGATCGACCACCTCAGCCACGCCTTCGGGAACCGCCGACACGGCAGACACACCGCCGTCGACGACCTCACACTGAGCGTCCGGCCGGGGGAGTGCCTGGGTCTGCTGGGCCCCAACGGGGCCGGCAAGACCACCACGATCAGGCTCGTCAACACCCTGCTGCCCATCCAGCAGGGCCGGATCCGCATCCACGGCCTGGACGTCACCCACCACGCCATGAAGGTGCGCCGGCTCATCGGCTACGTGCCGCAGCAGCTGTCCATCGAAGGCGCCCTGACAGGCCGGGAGAACGTCGAGTGGTTCGCCCGGCTCTTCGACATCCCGCGCTCCCAGCGGGCCGCGAGGGTCGAGAGCGTCCTGGAGATGGTCGATCTCACCGACGCCGCCGAACGGTTGGCGTCCACCTTCTCCGGCGGCATGGTCCGCCGTCTCGAACTGGCCCAGGCGCTGGTGAACCGGCCCGCCGTGCTGGTGCTCGACGAGCCCACCGTCGGCCTGGACCCGGTGGCCCGCGACTCGGTGTGGGAGCGGGTCCACCAGATGCAGATCGCGCACGGCATGACCGTCATCATCACCACCCACTACATGGACGAGGCCGAGGCGATGTGCGACAGGGTCGCCATGATGACCCACGGCCGGCTGGCCGCCCTGGGCACCCCCGAGGAACTCCGGGCCGCCATTCCCGGGCGCGACGGCGAACCGGCGACCCTCGAGGACGTCTTCCGGCACTACGCCCGGTCCGGTCTCAATGAGGATCAAGGAGGTATCCGCAATGTCAGAGCAGGTCGTCGCACCGCCAGCCGTGTTGGCTGA
- a CDS encoding VOC family protein, whose amino-acid sequence MSIRLENVGIAVRNLEETIAFFTDLGLTVLGRDEVSGSWADTAVGLDGNHARIALLATPDRLGRIELFEYIHPEALETAPTLPHEIGMHRVCFQVDDIDAALEIAAHHGCLPLRGVANYQDVYRLAYVHGPSGIILMLSEDLRADHSG is encoded by the coding sequence ATGTCCATCAGACTGGAGAACGTCGGCATCGCCGTGCGCAACCTCGAGGAGACGATCGCCTTCTTCACCGATCTGGGGCTCACCGTCCTGGGCCGCGACGAGGTGAGCGGATCCTGGGCCGACACCGCCGTGGGTCTGGACGGAAACCACGCCCGGATCGCCCTGCTGGCGACCCCCGACAGGCTCGGGCGGATCGAACTGTTCGAGTACATCCATCCCGAGGCTCTGGAGACCGCACCGACTCTGCCCCACGAGATCGGCATGCACCGGGTGTGCTTCCAGGTCGACGACATCGACGCCGCCCTGGAGATCGCCGCCCACCACGGCTGCCTCCCGTTGCGCGGGGTGGCGAACTACCAGGACGTCTACCGCCTCGCCTATGTGCACGGGCCCAGTGGGATCATCCTGATGCTCAGCGAGGACCTGCGGGCCGACCACTCCGGGTGA
- a CDS encoding amino acid permease — MRRDLSNRHIQLIAIGGAIGTGLFMGSGKTIHTAGPSIVVAYLVIGIMLFFVMRAMGEVLLYNLEYKSFQDFAADLLGPWAGFFLGWTYWLCWIATGMADLIGVTSYWEYWVGSKGLAVVLAVGTLLLLLGLNLLTVKLFGELEFWFALIKLIAISVLIIASILLVVIGFHAPDGTKASITNLWAHGGFMPSGWSGLFAGFQIAVFAFVGIELVGTTAAETKDPVKTLPKAINAVPVRVLLFYVLALLGIMSVTPWDKVHADSSPFVQMFGLIGFGAAATVMNFVVLTSAASGANSGIYSNSRMLFGLAHKGMAPKTFGKLSRTGVPTWGLVFTVILVGCSVILTLSSSIMAAFTLVTTVASVLFIFVWSMIVISYLRYRHLHPEAHATSVYPMPGGRVMCWVVLAFFVFVLALLTQEPDTLAAMELTPVWFIILGAVWAVVRRRARTDDSSTEAVQPGK, encoded by the coding sequence CTGCGTCGCGACCTGTCGAACCGCCACATCCAGCTCATCGCCATCGGCGGTGCGATCGGTACCGGCCTGTTCATGGGATCGGGCAAGACGATCCACACCGCAGGCCCGAGCATCGTGGTGGCCTACCTGGTCATCGGCATCATGCTCTTCTTCGTGATGCGGGCGATGGGCGAGGTGCTGCTGTACAACCTTGAGTACAAGAGCTTCCAGGACTTCGCCGCCGACCTGCTGGGCCCCTGGGCGGGATTCTTCCTGGGATGGACATACTGGCTGTGCTGGATCGCCACCGGCATGGCCGATCTCATCGGCGTCACCAGCTACTGGGAGTACTGGGTCGGATCCAAGGGTCTGGCGGTCGTCCTGGCGGTGGGCACCCTGTTGCTCCTGCTGGGTCTGAATCTGCTGACCGTCAAGCTCTTCGGCGAGCTGGAGTTCTGGTTCGCGCTCATCAAACTCATCGCCATCTCGGTGCTCATCATCGCCTCGATCCTGCTGGTGGTCATCGGCTTCCACGCCCCCGACGGGACGAAGGCCTCGATCACCAACCTGTGGGCCCACGGCGGATTCATGCCCTCGGGATGGTCCGGTCTGTTCGCCGGTTTCCAGATCGCGGTCTTCGCCTTCGTGGGCATCGAGCTGGTCGGCACCACGGCCGCCGAGACGAAGGACCCGGTCAAGACTCTTCCCAAGGCCATCAACGCCGTTCCGGTCCGTGTCCTGCTGTTCTACGTGCTGGCCCTGCTGGGCATCATGTCGGTCACCCCGTGGGACAAGGTGCACGCCGACTCCTCCCCCTTCGTCCAGATGTTCGGCCTCATCGGATTCGGCGCCGCCGCCACGGTGATGAACTTCGTCGTCCTCACCTCGGCCGCATCCGGGGCCAACTCGGGCATCTACTCGAACTCCCGGATGCTCTTCGGGCTGGCACACAAGGGCATGGCGCCCAAGACCTTCGGGAAGCTCAGCCGCACCGGAGTGCCCACCTGGGGCCTGGTCTTCACCGTCATCCTGGTGGGCTGCTCGGTGATCCTCACCCTCTCGAGCTCGATCATGGCCGCCTTCACCCTGGTGACGACGGTGGCCTCGGTGCTGTTCATCTTCGTCTGGTCGATGATCGTCATCAGCTACCTGCGCTACCGCCACCTCCACCCCGAGGCCCACGCGACGTCGGTCTACCCGATGCCCGGCGGCCGGGTGATGTGCTGGGTGGTGCTGGCCTTCTTCGTCTTCGTGCTGGCGCTGCTCACCCAGGAGCCCGACACCCTGGCGGCCATGGAGCTGACGCCGGTCTGGTTCATCATCCTCGGGGCCGTCTGGGCCGTGGTGCGGCGCCGCGCCCGCACCGACGACTCGTCCACCGAGGCCGTCCAGCCCGGCAAGTAG
- a CDS encoding ABC transporter permease, whose amino-acid sequence MFVGSRELRFARGRFLLIGAVVALITLLVGFLSGLTGGLASQNVSAVLDLPGDRLVLAQPDDGDPSFATSALDDKTIGAWREADGVTSAVPVGIAPSRASSAGTADPTGVALFGTTRGAPSHDNQVTLSKGAAEDLDARTGDTVTILGSKYEVASVGKDLWYSHTPVITMTPDAWARASTRSGGSGEPTLLAVTGTPDWDAVSARTGTVAKTPLASLTALDAFKSEIGSLGLMIAMLFGISALVVGAFFTVWTMQRSGDIAVLKALGATTGSLIRDSLGQALIVLAAGIAVGLAAVLGLGTLAGQALPFIISPLTTIAPAAVMAVLGLAGAAFALRTVTTADPLTALGSNR is encoded by the coding sequence GTGTTCGTCGGATCCAGAGAGCTGCGGTTCGCCCGCGGCCGGTTCCTGCTGATCGGAGCGGTGGTGGCCCTCATCACCCTGCTGGTCGGCTTCCTGTCGGGCCTCACCGGAGGCCTGGCGTCCCAGAACGTCTCGGCCGTCCTCGACCTGCCCGGGGACCGCCTGGTCCTGGCTCAGCCCGACGACGGCGATCCGAGCTTCGCGACGTCGGCCCTCGACGACAAGACGATCGGCGCCTGGCGGGAAGCCGACGGCGTCACCTCGGCCGTGCCGGTCGGAATCGCCCCCTCGCGCGCCTCCTCGGCCGGCACTGCCGACCCGACCGGGGTCGCCCTCTTCGGGACCACCCGCGGAGCACCCTCCCATGACAACCAGGTCACGCTGTCGAAGGGCGCGGCCGAGGATCTGGACGCCCGCACCGGCGACACCGTCACGATTCTCGGCTCGAAGTACGAGGTCGCCTCGGTCGGCAAGGACCTCTGGTACAGCCACACACCGGTGATCACCATGACCCCCGACGCGTGGGCCCGGGCCAGCACGCGCAGCGGCGGAAGCGGCGAACCCACCCTCCTGGCGGTCACCGGCACCCCCGACTGGGACGCGGTCTCTGCCCGGACCGGCACCGTCGCCAAGACCCCGCTGGCCAGCCTCACCGCCCTGGACGCCTTCAAGTCCGAGATCGGCTCCCTGGGACTCATGATCGCCATGCTCTTCGGCATCTCCGCGCTGGTCGTCGGCGCCTTCTTCACGGTCTGGACGATGCAGCGCTCCGGCGACATCGCCGTCCTCAAGGCTCTCGGCGCCACCACCGGCTCACTCATCCGCGACTCGCTGGGCCAGGCGCTCATCGTCCTCGCGGCAGGGATCGCCGTCGGCCTGGCCGCCGTGCTCGGCCTGGGAACCCTTGCGGGACAGGCGCTTCCGTTCATCATCAGTCCATTGACCACCATCGCCCCGGCGGCCGTGATGGCCGTCCTCGGGCTGGCCGGCGCGGCCTTCGCGCTGCGCACAGTCACCACCGCCGATCCCCTCACCGCACTCGGGAGCAACCGATGA
- a CDS encoding ABC transporter permease — protein MSEQVVAPPAVLAEGRNIVVVTASRIGAFCLVELQKLKHDRTELFTRAIQPVLWLTIFGTTFSRIRAIPTGRISYLAYMAPGVIAQSALFVAIIMRVPMTWNPLRWLAVFGVVMLGSAFFCCLSLTIAGIVLHRDRLMGIGQAITMPLFFASNALYPTAIMPGWVKVLANVNPLSYEVQMMRGLLLGEPADYLQDLGVLVLAAIAMIVVASSLLGRLSR, from the coding sequence ATGTCAGAGCAGGTCGTCGCACCGCCAGCCGTGTTGGCTGAGGGTCGCAACATCGTCGTGGTCACCGCCTCCAGGATCGGAGCATTCTGCCTGGTGGAGCTGCAGAAGCTCAAGCACGATCGCACCGAGCTGTTCACCCGGGCGATCCAGCCGGTGCTGTGGCTCACGATCTTCGGCACCACCTTCAGCCGGATCCGGGCGATCCCCACCGGCCGCATCTCCTACCTCGCCTACATGGCCCCCGGCGTCATCGCCCAGTCCGCCCTCTTCGTGGCCATCATCATGCGTGTCCCGATGACGTGGAATCCGCTGCGCTGGCTGGCGGTCTTCGGCGTGGTGATGCTCGGCTCGGCCTTCTTCTGCTGCCTGTCACTGACCATCGCCGGGATCGTGCTCCACCGCGACCGCCTGATGGGCATCGGGCAGGCGATCACCATGCCGCTCTTCTTCGCCTCCAACGCCCTGTATCCCACGGCGATCATGCCGGGCTGGGTGAAGGTCCTGGCCAACGTCAATCCTCTGAGCTACGAGGTGCAGATGATGCGCGGCCTGCTGCTCGGCGAGCCGGCCGACTACCTGCAGGATCTCGGAGTGCTCGTCCTGGCGGCCATCGCCATGATCGTGGTGGCGAGTTCGCTGCTGGGTCGGCTGTCGAGATAG
- a CDS encoding MarR family winged helix-turn-helix transcriptional regulator codes for MTEVTDEGRVAEALFESIGQFRRRVRRRVGPAWGPSGHTRAEGELLRHVRRNPGTTVSAAAHDLGMAVNTVSTLVSRLVSAGSLVRTTDPRDRRVARLELSEEAAARIGDWRDARVALTAAALEALSAADRRTLEAALPVLDRLTGLIDADAHDGVAPTPDQEES; via the coding sequence GTGACAGAAGTAACCGATGAGGGGCGGGTCGCCGAGGCCCTGTTCGAGTCCATCGGGCAGTTCCGGCGCCGGGTGCGCAGACGGGTCGGACCCGCCTGGGGGCCGTCCGGCCACACGCGTGCCGAAGGGGAGCTGCTGCGCCATGTCCGACGCAACCCCGGCACCACGGTCAGTGCGGCGGCCCATGACCTCGGGATGGCGGTCAACACCGTCTCGACCCTCGTGTCGAGGCTCGTGAGCGCGGGCTCCCTGGTGCGCACCACCGATCCCCGGGACCGTCGCGTCGCCCGTCTGGAACTCTCCGAGGAGGCGGCTGCACGGATCGGGGACTGGCGCGACGCCCGCGTGGCCCTCACCGCAGCAGCGCTGGAGGCTCTGAGCGCCGCCGACAGACGGACCCTCGAGGCCGCACTTCCGGTGCTCGACCGTCTCACCGGACTCATCGACGCCGATGCGCACGACGGCGTCGCCCCGACACCCGACCAGGAGGAGTCATGA
- a CDS encoding ABC transporter ATP-binding protein: MIDLQNVTLTYPDGENRITAVDDVTLHGGNGAVTGITGPSGSGKSSILAVAAALIHPDSGGVLIGDGADQVDAAQLSRDEATALRRERIGMVFQQSNLLPALSAREQLQVMARLGGGGGRAFRAGIDDRVEGLLDAVGLAGHADKRPHQLSGGQRQRVAIARGLVREPEVLLVDEPTSALDQERGAEIMDLIARLTHERRTATLLVTHDLSHRQALDKLVTVVDGKASTPA; this comes from the coding sequence ATGATCGACCTTCAGAACGTCACCCTCACCTACCCCGACGGCGAGAACCGGATCACCGCCGTCGACGACGTCACCCTTCACGGCGGCAACGGCGCCGTGACCGGGATCACCGGCCCCTCCGGTTCGGGCAAGTCGAGCATCCTGGCGGTCGCCGCCGCGCTCATCCATCCCGACTCCGGCGGCGTCCTCATCGGCGACGGCGCCGATCAGGTCGACGCCGCCCAGCTGTCCCGCGACGAGGCCACCGCGCTGCGCCGCGAACGCATCGGCATGGTCTTCCAGCAGTCGAATCTGCTGCCGGCCCTCTCCGCACGGGAACAGCTCCAGGTGATGGCCAGGCTCGGCGGGGGCGGCGGGCGCGCGTTCCGCGCCGGGATCGACGACCGGGTCGAGGGCCTGCTGGACGCCGTCGGTCTTGCCGGTCATGCCGACAAGCGCCCCCACCAGCTGTCGGGCGGCCAGCGCCAGCGGGTCGCCATCGCCCGCGGCCTGGTCCGCGAGCCCGAGGTGCTGCTGGTCGACGAGCCGACCAGTGCCCTGGATCAGGAGCGCGGCGCCGAGATCATGGATCTCATCGCCCGGCTCACCCACGAGCGCCGCACCGCCACCCTGCTGGTCACCCATGACCTGAGCCACCGCCAGGCCCTGGACAAGCTGGTCACCGTGGTCGACGGGAAGGCCTCGACCCCGGCCTGA
- a CDS encoding nitroreductase family protein, whose translation MSDIAPVLRGRWSPRSYDPTRTVSPEDVRLLLEAARWAPSAMNRQPWRFIVGIRGDQTRSRLEPFVVGRSDWALDAAALVVNICESDERGIGFYDLGDAVAHMSIQAEEMGLHVRQFGSFDQQGLAAEFGIEAPFVPVTMAAIGVPPAGIGPGVRDRVDVDELLWI comes from the coding sequence ATGAGCGACATCGCACCAGTGCTGCGCGGGCGTTGGAGCCCGCGATCCTACGACCCCACCCGGACCGTCTCCCCCGAGGACGTCCGACTGCTGCTGGAGGCGGCCCGCTGGGCTCCCTCGGCGATGAACCGCCAGCCCTGGCGGTTCATCGTGGGCATCCGCGGCGACCAGACCCGCTCCCGGCTGGAGCCCTTCGTGGTGGGGCGCTCCGACTGGGCCCTGGACGCCGCCGCCCTGGTGGTCAACATCTGCGAGTCCGACGAGCGGGGCATCGGCTTCTACGACCTGGGGGACGCCGTGGCCCACATGAGCATCCAGGCCGAGGAGATGGGCCTGCACGTCCGCCAGTTCGGTTCCTTCGATCAGCAGGGGCTGGCCGCCGAGTTCGGCATCGAGGCCCCCTTCGTGCCGGTCACCATGGCCGCGATCGGGGTGCCGCCGGCCGGAATCGGCCCCGGCGTGCGCGACAGGGTCGACGTCGACGAGCTGCTCTGGATCTGA